A genomic stretch from Setaria viridis chromosome 1, Setaria_viridis_v4.0, whole genome shotgun sequence includes:
- the LOC117846403 gene encoding uncharacterized protein — MSADEPDTCCRWSRDFVVAHAVFASGFVTAPVAVLLLVHRPREGRAIFFAAFAALCTAASLILCLHFYAELRRPPWPRWRSASGGGQQLADGESFVGVDQETTARETSHALRHPEHEQPMTRRVEMQAALASGRIPSYEYLGDVDVDGGAAEDCAVCLGEVEKGETVRRLPACRHVFHRECIDLWLRGHVTCPVCRSGVLPAAPERAVEELVVNIGVVHGRPTATI, encoded by the coding sequence ATGTCCGCCGACGAGCCGGACACCTGCTGCCGGTGGAGCCGCGACTTCGTCGTGGCGCACGCCGTCTTCGCGAGCGGCTTCGTCACGGCGCCGGTGGCCGTCCTCCTCCTGGTCCACCGCCCGCGCGAGGGCCGCGCCATCTTCTTCGCCGCGTTCGCCGCCTTAtgcaccgccgccagcctcaTCCTCTGCCTCCACTTCTACGCCGAGCTCAGGCGCCCGCCCTGGCCGCGCTGGCGCTCCGCGTCCGGAGGCGGCCAGCAGCTAGCGGACGGCGAGTCCTTCGTCGGCGTCGACCAAGAAACGACGGCGCGGGAGACGTCGCACGCCCTCCGCCACCCCGAGCACGAGCAGCCGATGACGCGCCGCGTGGAGATGCAGGCCGCCCTCGCCTCGGGTCGCATCCCGAGCTACGAGTACCTGGGCGACGTCGACGTcgatggcggcgcggccgaaGACTGCGCGGTGTGCCTTGGCGAGGTGGAGAAGGGGGAGACGgtgcggcggctgccggcgtgCCGGCACGTGTTCCACAGGGAGTGCATCGACCTGTGGCTGCGCGGGCACGTGACGTGCCCGGTCTGCCGGTCTGGcgtgctgccggcggcgcccgaacgggcggtggaggagctcgTGGTGAACATTGGAGTAGTTCATGGGCGGCCCACGGCGACGATCTGA